From a region of the Fischerella sp. JS2 genome:
- a CDS encoding YdcF family protein has translation MSDKIKKPCIAIVLLSLMPGVLPILVTIALSIYVYSSKTKVTSADAAIVLGAEVWGEKPSPVFRERINHAINLYKRGKVHNIIFTGGIGKNKEIAEAIVGKRYAMAHGVKKANILTETTSQNTHQNLMYAKKIALSQHLSKFLIVSDPLHLKRAVLMAEDLGMDAYPSATPTTRYRSFISKLKFLLRETCGYFIYLLLRL, from the coding sequence ATGAGTGACAAAATTAAAAAGCCATGTATAGCGATCGTTTTACTTAGTCTTATGCCTGGAGTTCTGCCAATACTCGTGACAATTGCATTAAGCATCTATGTTTACAGCAGCAAAACCAAGGTTACTAGTGCTGATGCAGCTATTGTTTTAGGAGCAGAAGTGTGGGGAGAAAAACCTTCACCAGTTTTTCGAGAAAGAATTAACCATGCAATTAATCTCTACAAACGTGGTAAGGTTCACAATATCATTTTTACAGGTGGAATTGGCAAAAACAAAGAAATCGCCGAGGCAATTGTTGGCAAACGCTATGCAATGGCACATGGGGTCAAAAAAGCAAATATCTTAACCGAAACTACTTCTCAAAACACTCACCAGAACCTCATGTACGCAAAGAAAATTGCATTGTCTCAGCATTTATCCAAGTTTCTCATTGTTAGTGATCCCTTGCATTTAAAACGAGCAGTATTGATGGCAGAAGACTTAGGAATGGATGCATATCCATCTGCAACACCAACAACTCGTTATCGAAGTTTCATAAGTAAGCTTAAGTTTCTTCTTAGAGAAACGTGTGGTTATTTCATCTATCTTTTACTGAGACTGTAA
- a CDS encoding sulfate/molybdate ABC transporter ATP-binding protein, with amino-acid sequence MGIVVENVSKQFGSFQAVDRVSLEIKSGSLVALLGPSGSGKSTLLRLIAGLEMPDSGKIILTGKDATNQSVQERNIGFVFQHYALFKHMTVRQNVAFGMEIRKLPKAKVKARVEQLLELVQLSGLGDRYPSQLSGGQRQRVALARALAAEPNVLLLDEPFGALDAKVRKDLRAWLRRLHDEVHVTTVFVTHDQEEAMEVSDEIVVMNKGRVEQVGTPAEIYDHPATAFVMSFIGPVNVLPSTSNIFQNNGFDSAHPEMFLRPQDVIIETSPNGTTVAARVSRLIHLGWEIQAELTLDDGQVVTAHLTRDRFDELNLEPQQKVYVKPKDARSFPLYYSI; translated from the coding sequence GTGGGCATAGTAGTTGAAAACGTATCTAAGCAGTTTGGCAGTTTCCAAGCGGTTGATCGGGTGAGTCTGGAAATTAAAAGTGGCTCTCTGGTCGCTTTATTGGGGCCATCAGGTTCTGGTAAATCAACATTGCTAAGGCTCATCGCTGGTTTGGAAATGCCAGATAGTGGGAAAATAATTTTGACTGGCAAAGATGCCACCAATCAAAGTGTGCAGGAACGCAATATTGGGTTTGTGTTTCAGCATTATGCATTATTTAAGCACATGACAGTGCGGCAAAATGTTGCTTTTGGTATGGAGATTCGCAAGTTGCCAAAAGCAAAGGTGAAAGCGCGGGTAGAACAATTATTAGAATTGGTACAGCTGAGTGGACTAGGCGATCGCTATCCATCGCAACTATCAGGTGGACAACGCCAAAGGGTAGCCTTAGCTAGAGCGCTAGCAGCAGAACCGAATGTATTATTATTAGATGAACCTTTTGGAGCGCTGGATGCTAAAGTCCGTAAAGACCTACGCGCTTGGTTGCGGCGCTTGCATGATGAGGTACATGTCACAACTGTTTTCGTTACCCACGACCAAGAAGAAGCGATGGAAGTTTCTGATGAAATCGTGGTGATGAATAAAGGACGTGTAGAACAAGTTGGAACACCTGCGGAGATTTACGATCATCCCGCGACAGCATTTGTGATGAGTTTTATCGGGCCTGTAAACGTATTGCCGAGTACTTCAAATATTTTCCAAAATAATGGTTTTGATTCGGCACATCCAGAAATGTTCCTGCGTCCCCAAGATGTAATTATCGAAACTTCCCCTAACGGTACTACCGTAGCTGCAAGGGTAAGCCGCTTAATACATCTAGGTTGGGAAATTCAAGCAGAATTGACTTTAGATGATGGACAAGTGGTAACAGCACATTTGACACGCGATCGCTTTGATGAATTGAATTTGGAACCACAGCAAAAAGTGTATGTGAAGCCGAAGGATGCTAGGTCCTTTCCGCTTTATTATTCGATTTGA
- the purT gene encoding formate-dependent phosphoribosylglycinamide formyltransferase has translation MNNSIKLPQKLMLLGSGELGKEFVIAAGRLGNYVIAVDRYDNAPAMQVADCAEVISMLSADDLERIVDKYQPDFIIPEIEAIRTEKLLEFEARGITVIPTAAATNYTMNRDRIRELAHQELGIRTAKYGYASTLEELIAISDEIGFPNVIKPVMSSSGKGQSVVKEKAEVEKAWNCAIAGSRGDTQKVIVEEFINFEIEITLLTIKQWNAPTIFCSPIGHRQERGDYQESWQPAGISEQMTAQAQEIAKKVTDALGGAGIFGVEFFITKDEVIFSELSPRPHDTGMVTLISQNLNEFELHLRAILGLPIPQIEQLGPAASAVILASEKLDAIAYTGVAEALSEKDVDIRLFGKPTAHPYRRMGVALAKGSNIQQAREKATTAASKVKLTKEKGQKIY, from the coding sequence ATAAATAATTCGATAAAACTGCCACAAAAATTAATGTTGCTAGGTTCTGGAGAACTAGGAAAAGAATTTGTAATTGCTGCTGGGCGTCTTGGCAATTATGTCATTGCTGTTGACCGCTACGACAATGCCCCAGCAATGCAAGTTGCTGATTGTGCAGAAGTAATTTCGATGTTAAGTGCTGATGATTTGGAAAGAATAGTTGATAAATATCAACCAGATTTCATCATACCGGAAATTGAAGCAATTAGAACAGAAAAGTTACTGGAATTTGAAGCAAGGGGAATTACAGTTATCCCCACCGCAGCAGCAACGAACTATACGATGAATCGCGATCGCATCCGGGAACTGGCACACCAAGAATTAGGCATCAGAACTGCAAAATATGGTTATGCTTCTACCCTAGAAGAGTTAATTGCTATATCTGATGAAATTGGTTTTCCCAATGTGATCAAACCTGTAATGTCTTCTTCTGGTAAAGGTCAGTCAGTTGTCAAAGAAAAAGCGGAAGTAGAAAAAGCGTGGAATTGTGCGATCGCAGGTTCTAGAGGCGATACTCAAAAGGTAATCGTAGAAGAATTTATTAATTTTGAAATTGAGATTACTTTACTTACCATTAAACAATGGAATGCACCCACAATTTTCTGTTCTCCTATCGGTCATCGGCAAGAAAGAGGAGATTATCAAGAATCTTGGCAACCAGCAGGAATTTCTGAACAGATGACAGCACAAGCACAGGAAATAGCCAAAAAAGTTACTGATGCTTTAGGGGGTGCGGGAATTTTTGGTGTGGAATTTTTTATTACTAAAGACGAGGTAATCTTTTCAGAACTTTCACCTAGACCGCATGATACGGGAATGGTAACATTAATTTCGCAAAATTTGAATGAGTTTGAACTGCATCTACGAGCAATTTTAGGCTTACCAATTCCTCAGATAGAGCAGTTAGGACCTGCGGCAAGTGCGGTGATTTTAGCTTCAGAAAAATTAGATGCGATCGCTTATACAGGTGTAGCTGAGGCTTTATCAGAAAAAGATGTTGACATCAGACTATTTGGCAAACCAACTGCTCATCCTTATCGTCGCATGGGAGTTGCTTTAGCAAAAGGCAGCAATATTCAACAAGCACGGGAAAAAGCCACAACAGCTGCAAGTAAAGTCAAGTTGACCAAAGAAAAAGGGCAGAAGATTTATTAA
- a CDS encoding pentapeptide repeat-containing protein — protein sequence MLNITNLKSRELTIYFLEQNSQQRWQILKQLGIARYDFLTKMHFNEANIICVSRFFDHPNQLKFPNLVGADLSGLDLEGVNFIRGNLSGANLKGSSLVDADLIFANFTGADLTHADLRGTTLNETIWLKALVNKCEFGEGIGLSNQQRQDLLSGGAMFSSSKLD from the coding sequence ATGCTAAATATCACCAATCTAAAATCCCGTGAGCTAACCATTTATTTTTTGGAACAAAATTCTCAGCAACGTTGGCAAATCCTCAAACAACTAGGAATAGCACGTTATGATTTTTTAACTAAAATGCATTTCAATGAAGCAAATATCATTTGTGTCAGCCGATTTTTTGACCATCCTAATCAACTAAAATTTCCTAATTTGGTGGGAGCAGATTTATCTGGCTTAGATTTAGAAGGAGTAAACTTTATCCGAGGAAATTTATCAGGTGCAAATTTAAAAGGAAGTAGTTTAGTTGATGCAGACCTAATTTTTGCCAATTTTACAGGTGCAGATCTTACACATGCAGATTTGCGAGGAACTACGCTCAACGAGACTATATGGTTAAAAGCTTTAGTTAATAAATGTGAGTTTGGTGAAGGAATTGGTTTAAGCAATCAACAACGCCAGGATTTACTTTCGGGTGGTGCAATGTTTAGCTCTTCAAAATTAGATTAA
- a CDS encoding hybrid sensor histidine kinase/response regulator produces MPNAWKLLIVDDCATDRKIYRRFLLKDPHQYYQILEADSAEVGLGLCQHTPCDLILLDFCLPDMSGIEFLDELRQKTFGSSVPVIMLTGRGDEEIAVQAMKRGVQDYLVKQHLKADVLQLAVRNVIKQLCLQTQLQKTQERQRLIATMLLRIRQSIDLEEILYTAVREVQQLLKCDRVMVCQSHPKIDNQQTWLNHTTDQNNSLLCYWAGSNDCNLNLLEPLESKANLVVPITLSHKEIVSKPWGFLIAQQCTGKREWQSDELEILYEVSVQLAIAIQQAELLAQTKAALEKEKQLNAFKSQIVATISHEYRTPLASILAAASTLKQHGDYLDEFKKQKFLHIIEQKSRHMSKLIDDMLVMNQFELNKTKFKTIPLDLEQFFSVLISEQQQFFSDRHEFIFKSTGNHKGFRGDQGLLRLIFSNLISNAIKYSPEGGNIELHLIGQESEVIFSIQDQGIGIPIEDQTNLFQPFCRGSNVDTIPGTGLGLAITKACVELHGGSITLECQPAQGTKVTVCLPKQHIQNQ; encoded by the coding sequence ATGCCGAATGCCTGGAAGCTACTCATCGTTGATGATTGTGCAACGGATCGGAAAATCTATCGTCGCTTTCTTTTGAAAGATCCTCACCAGTATTACCAAATTCTGGAGGCAGACTCAGCAGAAGTTGGACTTGGCTTGTGTCAACACACGCCTTGTGATCTGATTTTGCTAGATTTTTGCTTACCAGATATGAGCGGAATCGAATTTTTAGATGAGCTTAGGCAGAAAACCTTTGGTTCTTCCGTACCCGTGATCATGCTTACTGGGCGTGGCGATGAAGAGATTGCTGTACAAGCGATGAAAAGGGGTGTCCAAGATTATCTAGTTAAGCAACACTTGAAAGCGGATGTATTGCAGCTAGCAGTTCGTAACGTAATTAAGCAATTATGTCTGCAAACTCAGTTACAAAAGACTCAGGAACGACAGCGCTTGATTGCTACTATGTTGCTACGAATTCGTCAGTCTATTGATTTGGAGGAAATTTTATACACAGCTGTTAGAGAAGTGCAACAACTGCTCAAGTGCGATCGCGTCATGGTGTGCCAGTCACATCCAAAAATAGATAATCAGCAAACTTGGCTAAATCACACAACAGATCAAAACAATTCTTTATTATGTTACTGGGCTGGCTCAAACGATTGCAATTTAAACCTGTTAGAGCCATTAGAGAGTAAAGCAAATTTGGTGGTTCCCATTACTTTGAGTCATAAAGAAATAGTATCAAAACCTTGGGGCTTTTTGATTGCTCAGCAGTGTACAGGAAAACGAGAGTGGCAATCTGACGAACTAGAGATACTTTATGAAGTATCTGTGCAGTTAGCGATCGCAATTCAACAAGCAGAATTACTAGCACAGACAAAAGCTGCCCTAGAAAAAGAAAAACAACTCAACGCATTTAAATCTCAAATCGTTGCGACGATTTCCCATGAGTACCGTACACCATTGGCTTCAATTTTAGCTGCTGCATCTACACTTAAGCAACATGGCGATTATTTAGATGAATTTAAAAAACAAAAGTTTTTACATATCATTGAGCAAAAATCACGACACATGTCCAAATTGATAGATGACATGCTTGTCATGAATCAATTTGAACTTAATAAAACTAAATTTAAAACTATTCCCCTCGACTTAGAGCAATTTTTCTCTGTTTTGATCAGCGAACAGCAACAATTCTTTAGCGATCGCCACGAATTTATTTTTAAGAGTACTGGAAATCATAAAGGTTTCCGGGGCGATCAAGGACTATTAAGGCTAATTTTTAGTAATTTAATTTCTAATGCAATTAAATATTCTCCGGAGGGAGGTAACATCGAATTGCACTTAATTGGTCAAGAATCTGAAGTTATATTTAGTATTCAAGACCAAGGTATAGGTATACCAATAGAAGATCAAACCAACCTGTTTCAACCATTCTGTCGTGGAAGTAACGTAGACACAATTCCTGGAACAGGTTTAGGATTGGCAATTACAAAAGCTTGCGTAGAATTACATGGTGGTAGTATTACCTTGGAATGCCAACCCGCTCAAGGCACTAAAGTTACAGTTTGCCTACCAAAGCAACATATACAGAATCAGTGA
- a CDS encoding response regulator, translated as MATKLNEPLLVVEDSNEDFRMLQRLMRRMAVQNPIHRCSSGDEVLDYLYQEGKNPDGSSRPSVILLDLNLPGIDGRDILEQLKQDQSFKEIPIVIFTTSSNPKDIEFCYQKGANGYLVKPMDVQELQKTIQAFVDYWLQVNISPTSG; from the coding sequence ATGGCAACGAAACTTAACGAACCACTATTGGTTGTTGAGGACAGCAACGAGGATTTTCGGATGCTTCAGCGCTTGATGCGGCGTATGGCTGTCCAAAACCCCATACATCGCTGTAGTAGTGGGGATGAAGTTTTAGACTACCTATATCAAGAAGGAAAAAACCCCGATGGCTCATCCCGACCTTCTGTGATTTTGCTAGACCTGAATCTACCAGGTATTGATGGTCGTGACATTTTAGAGCAACTTAAGCAAGACCAAAGTTTTAAAGAAATTCCCATAGTAATCTTCACTACTTCATCTAACCCCAAAGATATTGAATTTTGTTATCAAAAGGGTGCAAATGGCTATCTCGTCAAGCCAATGGATGTCCAAGAATTGCAAAAGACCATTCAGGCGTTTGTAGATTATTGGTTGCAAGTGAATATTTCGCCGACTTCTGGGTGA
- a CDS encoding ATP-binding protein, with the protein MELLSNSHNELTLNPGSIQPHGVLLAVSTQLEILQVSSNTQVYLGRQPEELLGQPLSYLIDASDLEAITQLPTEEIDTLNYLKLSVRTNEGKRDFNAFVYRLGDKIILELESTQSPAQVNFFNIYALIKRAIAKLKRTNNLIDFLQLTAQQIREMTGFDRVMVYQFDHQGAGEVIAEAKIQELSPYLGLHYPATDIPEPARELYRRNSLRLIPRINAQPVELISSIDDTPLDLSLSVLRSVHPCCVEFHQNMGVAALMVIPLIKNGNLWGLISCHHQTPKYVPYEIRSGCEFLGQIVSSELANKVIQEEVDYKARLESLRSGVVESISQADNFKDALIQPEPRLLGLVGATGAAVCLDGEISLVGATPNLEDVRSLITWADSQVNDNIFFTDSLPKLYPEAETFKDTASGLLLLRISKLRHYYILWFRPEVIRTVTWAGNPHESIQVNSDGSVTLCPRESFEQWQEIVRLTSAPWQECEIDSALSLRNAIVGIVLKKAEELAKINQELERSNRELASFAYAASHDLKEPLRGIYNYSVILLEDYASVLDEDATEFLETVISLSVRMEALINGLLRLSQLGQAALQLQPVNLNELLDQVINVFHASRQQHNFELRIPRPLPTIRCDPVLINEVFSNLITNAFKYNDKAERWVEIGYLDQHWGQEGQGGQGGQGGQGSNFSTLSSFDSHSPITFYVRDNGIGIPPHHHQTIFKLFKRLHTQEKYGGGTGAGLAIAKKIIERHGGQIWVESTPGEGSTFYLTLE; encoded by the coding sequence TTGGAGTTGCTATCAAACAGTCACAACGAACTCACTCTTAATCCTGGCTCAATCCAACCTCATGGTGTACTACTAGCAGTAAGTACCCAGTTGGAGATACTACAGGTTAGCAGCAATACCCAAGTCTATTTGGGTAGACAGCCAGAGGAGTTACTTGGTCAACCGCTCAGTTATCTGATTGATGCCTCGGATTTAGAAGCGATCACTCAACTGCCCACAGAAGAAATTGATACTCTCAATTACCTGAAGCTATCAGTCCGTACAAACGAAGGTAAGCGAGACTTTAATGCTTTTGTGTATCGCTTAGGTGACAAAATCATTCTGGAATTAGAATCAACACAATCACCAGCCCAAGTAAATTTCTTCAACATCTACGCTTTAATTAAAAGAGCGATCGCTAAACTGAAACGCACAAATAATCTGATAGATTTCTTACAACTTACAGCTCAACAAATCCGTGAAATGACAGGGTTTGATCGAGTTATGGTCTACCAATTTGACCATCAAGGGGCGGGGGAAGTAATTGCTGAAGCAAAAATACAAGAGTTGTCGCCTTATTTGGGACTTCATTATCCAGCCACAGATATCCCAGAACCAGCTAGAGAGTTATACAGACGCAATTCGTTACGACTTATACCCAGAATCAATGCCCAGCCTGTGGAATTGATTTCTAGCATAGATGATACTCCCCTTGATTTAAGTCTATCTGTACTTCGGAGTGTTCATCCTTGTTGTGTAGAATTTCATCAAAATATGGGTGTGGCAGCTTTGATGGTAATTCCCCTGATTAAAAATGGAAATCTGTGGGGATTAATTTCCTGTCATCATCAAACTCCTAAATATGTGCCTTACGAAATCCGCAGTGGCTGTGAATTTTTGGGACAAATTGTCTCATCGGAGTTAGCTAATAAAGTTATTCAGGAAGAAGTGGACTACAAAGCCAGATTAGAATCTCTGCGTTCTGGTGTCGTAGAATCGATTTCCCAAGCAGATAACTTCAAAGATGCATTAATCCAGCCTGAACCCCGTTTACTAGGTCTTGTAGGTGCGACAGGGGCGGCGGTTTGTCTGGATGGTGAAATTTCCTTGGTGGGAGCAACACCAAATTTAGAGGACGTGCGATCGCTAATTACCTGGGCAGATAGTCAGGTGAACGATAATATATTTTTTACTGACTCTCTACCAAAGCTTTACCCAGAGGCTGAGACATTTAAAGATACCGCCAGTGGTTTATTGCTGTTGCGGATTTCTAAATTACGGCACTATTACATTCTGTGGTTTCGTCCCGAAGTTATCCGCACAGTTACCTGGGCTGGTAATCCTCATGAATCAATCCAGGTTAACTCAGATGGTAGTGTCACCCTTTGTCCCAGAGAGTCCTTTGAACAATGGCAAGAAATTGTCAGATTGACGTCTGCACCTTGGCAAGAATGCGAAATTGATAGCGCCTTGAGTTTGCGAAATGCGATCGTGGGGATTGTCCTCAAAAAGGCAGAAGAATTAGCCAAAATTAACCAAGAGTTAGAACGCAGTAACCGCGAATTAGCTTCCTTTGCCTATGCAGCTTCCCACGACCTCAAAGAACCATTACGCGGTATATATAATTACTCAGTTATTCTCCTAGAAGATTATGCATCGGTGCTAGATGAAGATGCTACAGAGTTCTTAGAGACTGTCATTTCCTTGTCGGTACGTATGGAAGCCTTGATTAATGGTCTACTGCGACTGTCGCAATTAGGACAAGCAGCACTGCAATTACAACCGGTTAATTTAAATGAATTGCTTGATCAAGTTATAAACGTCTTTCATGCTAGCCGTCAGCAACATAATTTTGAACTTCGCATTCCCAGACCTCTACCTACAATTCGCTGTGACCCAGTTCTGATAAACGAGGTGTTTAGTAACCTCATCACTAATGCTTTCAAATACAACGATAAAGCAGAACGATGGGTGGAGATTGGGTATTTGGATCAACATTGGGGACAAGAGGGACAAGGAGGACAAGGGGGACAAGGGGGACAGGGAAGTAATTTTTCTACTTTGTCTTCTTTCGATTCCCACTCACCAATCACTTTCTACGTACGAGATAACGGTATTGGCATTCCACCCCATCACCACCAAACCATCTTCAAACTTTTCAAACGGCTGCATACTCAAGAAAAATACGGTGGTGGTACAGGTGCAGGACTTGCTATTGCCAAGAAAATAATTGAACGCCACGGTGGTCAAATTTGGGTAGAGTCTACCCCAGGCGAAGGATCAACGTTTTACTTGACACTGGAATAA
- a CDS encoding serine/threonine-protein kinase → MIGKILNGRYHIIRQLGKGGFGETYLAEDQWLDRDNRCVVKRLKPDVINAVTLRLFETEAQVLTKLGSHDQIPQLLAHFQQDQEFYLVQEFIDGHDLTQEIRTNYQWSETEVIKLLEEILAILEFVHQQNPPVIHRDIKPANIMRRRKDGKIMLIDFGGVKRVKTEGGGSTLLTPVVGTQGYTPDEQWKNKAQLCSDIYAVGIMAIEALTGLQPRQHLRDSKTGQLLWRDRAEVD, encoded by the coding sequence ATGATCGGCAAAATACTAAATGGTCGCTACCACATAATCCGACAATTGGGAAAAGGTGGATTTGGTGAAACGTATTTAGCTGAAGATCAATGGTTAGATCGTGACAATCGGTGTGTCGTGAAGCGACTGAAGCCGGATGTCATCAATGCTGTGACGTTACGATTATTTGAAACAGAGGCTCAAGTTTTAACTAAGTTGGGTAGCCATGACCAAATTCCCCAGCTTTTAGCGCACTTTCAACAAGACCAAGAGTTTTACTTGGTACAAGAATTTATTGATGGACATGACCTGACGCAAGAAATCAGAACTAATTACCAATGGAGTGAAACTGAGGTCATTAAGTTACTAGAGGAAATTCTCGCCATTCTAGAGTTTGTACATCAGCAAAACCCGCCAGTCATTCACCGCGATATCAAGCCAGCCAATATCATGCGGCGACGTAAAGATGGCAAAATCATGCTGATTGACTTTGGCGGAGTCAAAAGAGTGAAGACAGAGGGTGGTGGTTCCACTTTATTAACTCCTGTTGTTGGTACACAGGGGTATACACCAGATGAACAATGGAAGAACAAAGCGCAATTGTGTAGTGATATCTATGCAGTCGGAATCATGGCTATCGAAGCGCTGACAGGATTGCAGCCTCGACAACATTTAAGAGATAGTAAAACCGGACAACTTTTATGGCGCGATCGCGCAGAGGTGGACTAG
- a CDS encoding tetratricopeptide repeat protein: MARSRRGGLADVLDQMVQFHFSERYQSASEALDAIKRLSITALYWFGRGDKLVELKSYQQGIAAYNEAIKINPNYYQAWYSRGLVLEELGRYEEAIASFKQVTKIKPDYYQAWYHCGLALEKLKRYKEALTFYDSAIKIQSNYAEAWYQRGVVLNALNQYKEALAAYDNAIKIKSYHAEAWYSHGILLNKLQRYSEALVSFEQALSINPDYQLAIKERNITQRILQTPRLLRWLWL, translated from the coding sequence ATGGCGCGATCGCGCAGAGGTGGACTAGCTGATGTTTTAGATCAGATGGTGCAATTCCACTTTAGCGAACGCTATCAGTCAGCCAGTGAAGCGTTAGATGCAATCAAAAGATTATCAATTACAGCATTATATTGGTTTGGACGGGGTGATAAGTTAGTCGAGTTGAAAAGTTATCAACAGGGAATTGCAGCCTACAACGAAGCCATTAAAATAAATCCGAATTACTATCAAGCTTGGTATAGTCGCGGTTTGGTATTAGAGGAATTGGGTAGGTACGAAGAAGCGATCGCATCTTTTAAGCAAGTTACTAAAATTAAACCAGATTACTATCAAGCTTGGTATCATTGCGGATTAGCGCTAGAAAAATTGAAAAGGTACAAAGAAGCACTTACATTTTATGACTCTGCAATAAAAATTCAGTCAAATTACGCCGAAGCCTGGTATCAACGCGGTGTTGTACTAAATGCATTGAATCAATATAAAGAAGCTTTAGCAGCTTATGACAATGCAATTAAAATTAAATCCTATCATGCTGAGGCTTGGTATTCTCACGGTATCTTACTTAATAAATTGCAAAGGTATTCAGAAGCACTAGTATCATTTGAACAAGCGCTCTCCATTAACCCTGATTACCAATTAGCAATAAAAGAACGCAATATTACACAGAGAATATTGCAGACACCGAGATTGTTACGTTGGCTATGGCTGTAA